The DNA sequence AATTTTAATAAAAGCTTTTAAGTATATGAAACCACTAAAAGATAGGTCATAAATAATGGAAAGATTCTTTTTTTAGGGATCCTAAGGATCCCCCAATAGtgttcattcatcgtacattgtagggttagaaattattttaaattttaaaatttaaattcaaatataaatagtacttaacgaaaactgaccacacgatgtacgatgaacggacacgattacGGAATCCTTAAATAATTACATTTATATGATTCAGTAGTAGCagttggtgatgatgatgatgatgaagaagaagaagttagaAGAAGAAGTTAGAAGAAGATTCTTATGTCTTTTCAGATTTCAGTGCTAAACTTTTAATGCTGTCACGAGAAGACCATGTTTTTGACATGACCTTAAACTACTTTTTGGGTTTTCACTTTCTTCTTTATGGTGTGGACAGAAAAGTCGTTAGTGGTTGGGATCATCAACCGAAGGTGTAAGTAGCGCTCCAAAATAATCATGTAATTTCTCGGAAGATGATTCTTTTGGAGTGTCGGCCTGCAGGTAAGATTTTATATGACACAAGAAGATTGTCACCGTCGCACTAACATAATGCTACATGAAGAGAAAGTTACGCACGACATTGTATCTTTGTAAGTGGGCGTCACAGCGGCAATGTTCCCGTGCCATGGAGAGAGAAATTTCTCTCCAGAAGGTGAGTTCTTTGCTGGATTTGAGAACCTACTTAGACAACAAGTTAATGGGAAACCCTAGAGGTACCATAATGGGCAGTATTTTGGTTAACCAGAAGATTCACCGAAAGAAAAGTTGAACATCTGTGAATACGAACACACAAGACATACATGGTGAACAAATTTAATAGCTAATTTCAAGCATTTTCTGGCAAGGGAAACTTACAACGAAGATTCTGAAGGAGCATTTTCAAGAAACGAAAACAGAGAATTTGTGGATTACATAAACGTTACAATGCATAATGCTTGTTTATGATACAGAATGATTCAACGAGATGAGCATTACAACAGCGAAATCATGTCCTAGCGGAAACCATACCAATTACAGAACACGCCTTTCGTAAGCATACACTGAAGAATGTTGCATTATCTTGCGCTTTGGAACTCTCCCTGCGCGAGTATTTCTTTAAAATCAGGATTCGGGAACAGGTTTGCCATAGACTAACGGAAATTCATCATACTGTTCAGAGAAACCGTGTTTCTCAGCAAAACTCTTCAGTGACTCATAAACCTGGTACATGGAAGGCCTATCCTTGGGCCTAGAAACAACACAAGTACAAGCAACCCTCATAAACTGCAAAATTTCATCATCGTGACCTTTCCCAGATAAGATATTGTCAATGGCATCCATGCTTTGACCAGTGTTTGATAAATGATTCACCCAATCCACCAAGTTCCCCTTGAATCCTTCCAATACATTACTGATTTCAAGCGGCTTCTGTCCAGTCACCAATTCCAAAAGAACAACCCCAAAACCATACACATCCCCTTTCAACGATGCCACCATCGTGCTCGCGTACTCAGGAGCCACATAACCAAACTCTCCCAAATCCCCATTTACAAACGAACTGTCATTGGAGTCACGAGAAGCCACCAGCCTTGCCAGCCCAAAATCCGTTATGCGAGCTTCAAAATCATAGTCGAGAAGAATCACATTCGAGCTAATGTTCTGATGCATATAAGGCGGCTGACACGCATGGTGAAGCCAGGCAAGTCCTCTAGCAGCACCTACACCAATCCTTAGCCGAGTCGGCCAATCCAAAAAACCATACTGGCTATTCACATTACCACTTCCATGTAACTGGGAGTGTAGTGTGCCATTGTACATGTGCTTATACACCAAAAGCTTCTCTTCCTCCAAACCACAAAACCCCAGCAAAGGCACCAAATTCGGATGCCTAACCTGCCCCAACCTATTCATCTCCAACCTAAACTGTTTCTCACCAAGCTTACACGCATTGAGCCGCTTAATCGCCATTGCCGACCCATCAGGTAGCACAGCCTTGTACGAAACACCGGTCCTCGTAGAAATGACAATGTTTTGGGGGTCGAAACTGTTGGTGGCGGCCAACAAATCTGCCAACCGGACTTTCACAATGGGTTTTTGAAACAGAGACACCTGAACAGCCTTGTGAGACCTCAATAACCCAACCCAGCCACCCTCACTCTTATCACCACCGCCAAAACTGTCACCAAAGCTTCGCTTTTTCCGACCCGCCCTGACGAAAAACCACCACCAAATGCCCAATCCCAAGATCAGAGACCCGGCAGCACTAATAGCACCGGCGGCGATGATAATGCCAAGGCTTTTGCTGCTCAATCCACCGCATTTCGACCCCAGAGGCTTCCCACAAAGCCCATCGTTCCCATCAAAATCATCCTTCTCAAAATTCGACAGGTCCAGCGGAATCGTGCCGGTTAAATCGTTATTAGCGACGGACAATTTCTTCAGCCTATCGAGCCGGCCGAGCTCGTATGGCAAAGAACCGGAGAGGCGATTGTCGTTCAAAATTAGAGTGTTGAGGAACTTACAGTTGGCGATCTCCGGCGGGATCGAACCGGAGAGAGAGTTGCCAGAAAGATCTAGGGTTACGAGGTAAGGAAGCCAGTTGCAGATTTGGGGAGGAATCGAACCGGAGAGAGAGTTACCGGAGAGATCCAAGCTCTGGAGGCTGTGGCAGAACTTGAGAGACTCCGGGAGCTTGCCGGCGAGCTCCATTGACGGGAGCTGGAGGCTGATGAGGCGATTCTCCTTCTCGTTCCAGCAGGTAACGCCGACCAGCTTGCAGATGGAGGCCACCGACCTGTTGGCAAGGTCCCATTGGCTCAGCCGCCCTTCTGGATCGGTGAGCGAGGACTTGACGCCCTCGAGGCATGCGACGTCGTCTTCTATGGAGTAGCAGGGGAGGAGGGAGTTGAAGAGCAAGAGTGAGACTATGACCAAAATGACCTTCATGGTTGTTGGAGATTGCGATTGGTGTTGGGTATTTTCGGGTGAATTGTGGGCGGTGGGATTTAGGGCTGTGGATGTGGCGGCGGCGATGATGGCGACGGTGGAGGTTGGGGTAGATGGGAATGGGAATCCATTTGACAGTGGGTCTTCAGTCTTTAGCCTTGAGAAGGACCAGCCTTTTGGAGCTTTTTGAATGCCACCTGATATCTGGGCATTTTATGGGGTTATGGTGTCGTTTTATAGCACTCTTTTGACATAGACACATCGTAAAGGTGTCGTCTAATATAATAATCTTTGTTCACATGACACTATTTTATTAACATAGAATATTACGTAACAATGTATCAGTATCATCTAAATTGTTATTCTTGTAGTGTAGGCATTGTCGTACTGTCACGTGTTGTTATTAATGTAACAATGTACTAGTATCATCTAAATTGTTATTCTTTTAGTGTAGGCATTGCCGTGCCGTCATGTGTTGTTATTAATGAATCATCTTATTACATGTATATCTAATTACTAATGTAATACATAAAATAGAGCGTCAAAATGCTAGTGTTCCAAAACTAATCACAAATCGTCCTGTGTTAATTTCTCGTATAACTTACATAACTAGTTTAAGAAACGATAATATTACGACTGTTGTTTCATTTAAATCTTTCTCGTGATATTTCAATTATATGATTAATTTGAAAGTAATTTAAAATGAACAAaaacgcttttagagaaaaaagttaggttccaaaagcacttcagGTGCATTTCAGGATTTGCTTGCATTTTTACCAAATAttggttaaaaaaaacattaaaaaaaacgttgtcaatcattttaaaagtagaTCTAAACGAGTTCATATTCTTCTATGTTACACAACCTGATTTGACACGTCTGTGATGACCTGCCAACTAATTAGTTTAACACTAATATATTAATAAGGTTTAGTTTGGAGTAAAGACAAACGCAACAAGTCTTGAGAGCTCCACTTAGAGTAGTTTGGGTTAGCTCCAACTAACCTATCGATTCTCATTTGTTTGGAATCTTTGTCTTAATAttttagggtgtgtttgtttgggtTCGCTAATCTTCAATGGATTGGACTACACTAAAAATTAATGAAGTTTCGTGTTGTAGTCACATGGACTAGTTTTAGTGGGACTAAACAGGATTCGTCTCGACTAGAGACCTCGTTAGAGGTTCTTAGTGAAGCCCTCCAAAATGCAGCGGATTGCTAAGCCATTCCTTCATTTGCTTTGTTTGTTGGCTGCCTCTTCCTAATCGACGACCTCGACATCAAATCCTCCACTCCTTTTCCCAAGGTCATCTCCCACTTTCTCTGTCAAGTCTTGACGATGGTTACCACCGCCGTAGTACCGCGTCATCTCACTGAATTCAGATGATATTGGTGGCgaaaaattgatattttcagatGGAAAGATGTAATGTTATATGTCCTCAATCTTCctcatattttcttatttttttggtaatataatatgaatttcagatttttgaatatgttttgtttggtttaatgGTGTTTGCAATGGTTCTTTCTAATTTAAGCTGAAATTATAGAAAGCACCGTTTTTCtgggtttgtgtgtgtgtgtgtgtatttacccacacatatatgtatgtatatgttttTGCTAGATTTGCTAAATGGctttttgtattatttgttcttgttggtATATTTCCTTATTCACAAAACCcacatttataaattttatttttttggggaaaAATTGTGATGGGTTGCTTTGTTCTGGATGGGTTTTTGTTTAAATGTGAAGCAAATTATCAATTGTTGGTTCTGAAATGTCAAGAATTTTGCAATTTTTAATATGGTAGACGGCACTAGTGGCAATtgccaaaagaagaaagaggttGGATTAAATACGGTATTTGAGTGACACCAACATACTTTGAACATGGAGAAGATGAAATGTTTAACAGAAATAACATGAATATTTGGTTGAAATTGAAGTTGAAGCAACTTaaaatattttgttatatatcatgggttctttatatatatataattatcatGCTTCTAGTCTGAATCTGTACCAAATGTTTTACTAAGTTAATTTAGTCTAAGGCAATCCAGCTTAATCCTTGAAGCtaatccagtccgagatagtccgatgcaacaaacgcacccttaaggtGATATGAaacttttcactctttttttctttttttttcttttcatattttaatttttgtgattttggtttaGGGTGGGCTTTCCTTGGCCATATGATTACTGTGAGGCCTCCGCATTTGGTGGATCTAGGAGTCTCATATGGTGattaattttgggtttttaggGCCTTGTTCGAAAATGATGGTTTATTGGGCGTATCTACAACCTAAAATTTATCTGGTGAACATCTGGGGTGGGCACGGTCCTCGCGGATCTAGGGTCCATTAATTAAACATCTAAACAAGAATCGTTAGATCTTGTCAAGTTAAATGACCTAACAACGCTTCTTCAGATGTGTAAGTTAAATGTGCACTGGAAAAAGCCTCACTCTCTTAGATCCATGCAACAACTTAAAAGACAAGGCTAGGTAAATGTTTTTATAATGCTAAGAGAACCGAACTCTTGATCTAGCCTaaaatttttcttcttctttttcatttgtaGCCTAACC is a window from the Malus domestica chromosome 16, GDT2T_hap1 genome containing:
- the LOC103425488 gene encoding probable inactive receptor kinase At1g27190, producing the protein MKVILVIVSLLLFNSLLPCYSIEDDVACLEGVKSSLTDPEGRLSQWDLANRSVASICKLVGVTCWNEKENRLISLQLPSMELAGKLPESLKFCHSLQSLDLSGNSLSGSIPPQICNWLPYLVTLDLSGNSLSGSIPPEIANCKFLNTLILNDNRLSGSLPYELGRLDRLKKLSVANNDLTGTIPLDLSNFEKDDFDGNDGLCGKPLGSKCGGLSSKSLGIIIAAGAISAAGSLILGLGIWWWFFVRAGRKKRSFGDSFGGGDKSEGGWVGLLRSHKAVQVSLFQKPIVKVRLADLLAATNSFDPQNIVISTRTGVSYKAVLPDGSAMAIKRLNACKLGEKQFRLEMNRLGQVRHPNLVPLLGFCGLEEEKLLVYKHMYNGTLHSQLHGSGNVNSQYGFLDWPTRLRIGVGAARGLAWLHHACQPPYMHQNISSNVILLDYDFEARITDFGLARLVASRDSNDSSFVNGDLGEFGYVAPEYASTMVASLKGDVYGFGVVLLELVTGQKPLEISNVLEGFKGNLVDWVNHLSNTGQSMDAIDNILSGKGHDDEILQFMRVACTCVVSRPKDRPSMYQVYESLKSFAEKHGFSEQYDEFPLVYGKPVPES